A section of the Leptotrichia buccalis C-1013-b genome encodes:
- the gpmI gene encoding 2,3-bisphosphoglycerate-independent phosphoglycerate mutase, with product MKKRPVVLIILDGWGMNHHENQVDGVKLAHPINFNNYLKEYPHTELRADGEFVGLPEGQFGNSEVGHTNIGAGRVVYQMLPKISKAIKEGTILENKVLSDIMETTKANGKALHITGLTSDGGVHCHIEHLIGLVDMAKKKGLTEVYVHAIMDGRDTAPESGVEYLAQLQKALDELGVGKIATVVGRYYAMDRDNNWDRVELAYDALTSGEGNLAATADEAIRNSYADGVTDEFVKPVKVGAKDNGLIKDGDGVIFANFRPDRARQLTRTFVDPEFKGFERKVYPKVNFVTMAQYDATFSSPVAYPPETIINGFGEIVSKAGLIQVRTAETEKYAHVTFFFNGGKEEPYPGEIRLLSDSPKVATYDLQPEMSAYKVKERLLEELNTGKVDTVVLNFANPDMVGHTGNVDAVIQACQAVDNCTGQIVRKVLELDGAVLITADHGNADLLVNPETGEPHTAHTVNPVPFIFITNDMKDAKLRTDGKLADITPTMLDLLGLEKPAEMDGSTLIIK from the coding sequence AATTATCTTAAAGAGTACCCTCATACTGAATTAAGAGCAGATGGAGAATTTGTAGGATTGCCTGAAGGACAGTTTGGAAATTCGGAAGTTGGGCATACAAATATTGGTGCAGGAAGAGTAGTTTACCAAATGCTGCCAAAAATTTCAAAAGCTATTAAAGAAGGTACAATTTTAGAAAATAAAGTATTATCAGATATTATGGAAACTACAAAAGCGAACGGAAAGGCTTTACATATTACAGGATTAACTTCTGACGGTGGAGTTCATTGCCACATTGAACATTTAATTGGATTAGTTGATATGGCTAAGAAAAAAGGATTGACAGAAGTTTATGTTCATGCGATTATGGATGGAAGGGATACGGCTCCTGAAAGTGGAGTAGAATACTTGGCACAATTACAAAAAGCATTGGATGAACTTGGTGTAGGAAAAATCGCTACAGTTGTTGGAAGATATTATGCAATGGATAGAGATAACAACTGGGACAGAGTGGAACTTGCCTACGATGCCTTGACTTCTGGAGAAGGAAACTTAGCGGCTACAGCTGATGAAGCAATTAGAAACTCTTATGCAGATGGAGTTACAGATGAATTTGTAAAACCTGTAAAAGTTGGTGCAAAAGACAATGGATTGATTAAAGATGGAGACGGTGTAATTTTTGCAAACTTTAGACCTGATAGAGCTAGACAATTGACTAGAACTTTTGTTGATCCTGAGTTTAAAGGATTTGAAAGAAAAGTTTATCCTAAAGTAAACTTTGTTACAATGGCTCAATATGACGCTACATTTAGCTCACCTGTGGCATATCCGCCTGAAACAATCATAAACGGATTTGGGGAAATTGTATCAAAAGCTGGATTAATTCAAGTAAGAACTGCAGAAACTGAAAAATATGCACACGTTACATTCTTCTTCAACGGTGGAAAAGAAGAACCATATCCAGGAGAAATCAGATTGCTTTCTGATTCACCAAAAGTTGCAACTTATGATTTACAGCCTGAAATGAGTGCTTACAAAGTTAAGGAAAGATTACTTGAAGAATTAAATACTGGAAAAGTTGATACTGTTGTATTGAACTTTGCAAATCCTGACATGGTTGGGCATACTGGAAATGTAGATGCTGTTATTCAGGCTTGTCAAGCGGTAGATAACTGTACTGGACAAATTGTAAGAAAAGTATTGGAACTAGACGGTGCAGTATTAATTACTGCGGATCATGGAAATGCTGACTTATTAGTAAATCCTGAAACTGGAGAACCTCATACAGCTCATACTGTAAACCCTGTTCCTTTCATTTTCATCACAAACGACATGAAAGATGCAAAATTGAGAACAGATGGAAAATTGGCTGATATTACTCCAACAATGCTAGATTTACTAGGATTGGAAAAACCAGCTGAAATGGATGGAAGCACATTAATTATTAAATAA